One segment of Triticum aestivum cultivar Chinese Spring chromosome 2A, IWGSC CS RefSeq v2.1, whole genome shotgun sequence DNA contains the following:
- the LOC123185732 gene encoding cytosolic sulfotransferase 8-like: MSSSFSTPAILPQEGDAETNEELYGQFTELASSWPCSRGLSRANLLYRHEKGWYSTLPLMVGAMVADARFAARPSDVVVATMPKSGTTWMKALLYSTVHRREHAPGGPGHPFNSVGPHECVRHLEYQLYTRNRVPDLAGLPDPRLLATHVPLASLPRSVAASGCRIVYVCRNPKDTLVSTWSFVNKFRAEDGLEPISVEAAAGYFCDGVSASGPYWDHVLGYWRAHLANPERVLFFRYEEMSRDPAAHVRRLAEFVGRPFSAEEEEDGAVDAVVKLCSFEHMTGLEATKSGKTELVLGAVENSSFFRRGLVGDWENHLSPETARKIDAITDAKFRAFGLSV; this comes from the coding sequence atgtcctcctccttctccaccccAGCCATTCTGCCGCAAGAGGGCGATgccgaaaccaacgaggagctctACGGGCAGTTCACCGAGCTGGCGTCCTCCTGGCCGTGCTCCCGGGGCCTCTCCAGGGCGAACCTGCTCTACCGCCACGAGAAGGGCTGGTACAGCACCCTGCCTCTGATGGTCGGCGCGATGGTCGCCGACGCACGCTTCGCCGCGCGCCCCTCGGACGTCGTCGTCGCCACCATGCCCAAGTCCGGCACCACGTGGATGAAGGCGCTCCTCTACTCCACGGTCCACCGGAGGGAGCACGCCCCGGGCGGCCCCGGCCACCCCTTCAACTCCGTCGGCCCGCACGAGTGCGTCCGCCACCTGGAGTACCAGCTCTACACGCGCAACAGGGTCCCGGACCTCGCCGGGCTCCCGGACCCGAGGCTCCTCGCCACGCACGTCCCGCTCGCGTCGCTGCCGAGGTCGGTCGCCGCGTCGGGGTGCCGGATCGTGTACGTGTGCCGCAACCCAAAGGACACGCTGGTCTCGACGTGGAGCTTCGTGAACAAGTTCAGGGCCGAGGACGGGCTGGAGCCGATCTCGGTCGAGGCCGCCGCCGGCTACTTCTGCGACGGCGTGTCGGCGTCCGGGCCGTACTGGGACCACGTCCTCGGGTACTGGCGCGCGCACTTGGCGAACCCCGAGCGGGTGCTCTTCTTCAGGTACGAGGAGATGAGCCGGGACCCTGCGGCGCACGTGCGGAGGCTGGCGGAGTTTGTCGGACGCCCGTTCAgcgcggaggaggaggaagacggcgcgGTGGACGCCGTCGTCAAGCTGTGCTCGTTCGAGCACATGACCGGGCTCGAAGCGACCAAGAGCGGCAAGACGGAGCTTGTGTTGGGCGCTGTGGAGAACAGCTCGTTCTTCCGGCGCGGCCTGGTCGGGGATTGGGAGAACCATCTATCGCCGGAGACAGCACGAAAGATTGACGCCATTACCGACGCTAAGTTCAGGGCTTTCGGTCTCTCTGTCTAG